One Mycolicibacterium doricum genomic window, GCAATTCGGCGAGCGCTTCCCGCATCTGCGTCGCACCGGACACCCATTCGTCGTGCTGAGCGCGATGCGCGGCGGCCGCCTCTCCGGACCAGGTGGTGTGCAGGTCGGCCACTTGGCAGTCCACTCGATCAGCGATGGCTTCGGCGCGCCGCTCGAATGATTGGAGCTTGTCGACGAATGCCAGCAGTTCATCCAGTTCGACCCGGTAGCGCATCAAAGCCCCAGATCCATGTCCGTCGACTCCAACGCCGTCGCGGATGCCGCGTCTTGCTCGGCGTATCGAGCGGCGGCGTGTCCAAGGTTGCGCGAGGATTCGGCGAGCGAGTCCACCAGGGTCGTGGCACCCTCCCGCCACTCATCCCAGATAGACCAGTACGCCGACGCGGCGGCGCCGGTCCAACCGCGTGACAAGATGTCCCACGCGTGCTGCAGGCTCGCTAGCTCTTCGCGAAGCTCCTCGGCATCATTGCCGACCGCGCGCGAGATGTTGTACGCCTCGTCAACGTCTACTTCCAGGTGATCCACGGCTCCCCCGACGGCTGCGCCAATAGCTAACAGCCTATGGGCTCACCCCGCAGTCGACGTGCACGAATTCTCACGTTCGGACTTCCGCGTGAGGCTTTTGGTGCCATTTTTGACCATCGCTGCGCCGTGTCGCGTTGATACCGGTTATGAGTATTACTCGCCACCATGGAGTGCACATCCTCGCCTTTGAGTGGACCGACACCAACAAGCACTGCCTCATCGAGGTTCCGATTCGGATCGCCGCCCACATCGTCATGGCCTGGTCGCCCGCTACATCGTGCACCGCACATCGATGACAGGATCTACGTCGCCCGCTCCGCCACCGCCGGGCGGGACTCCAGTCGGTTCATGACTGCAGAAGCGCTCGACGACTATGGAATCGGGCATCGCGCCTTGCGCTTGAGCTCCAGTGTCGCCACGCCGCGGATGACGT contains:
- a CDS encoding WXG100 family type VII secretion target translates to MDHLEVDVDEAYNISRAVGNDAEELREELASLQHAWDILSRGWTGAAASAYWSIWDEWREGATTLVDSLAESSRNLGHAAARYAEQDAASATALESTDMDLGL
- a CDS encoding WXG100 family type VII secretion target; this encodes MRYRVELDELLAFVDKLQSFERRAEAIADRVDCQVADLHTTWSGEAAAAHRAQHDEWVSGATQMREALAELRQAAEHAHRNYTHAAQLNRDMLT